TGTTTGACGTGTTAATGCACTGAAGAAAAGTTGGGTTTTGTGATGCATTTAAGGTGGCAATCTGAGTAAGACACAATGGTAAGCTAGCTTTATTAATGAAAGTTTTGACTTTTTCCCcctcaaatatatatattgaattgtttaatTTCTCACACAGACTAAAAATATAGTTGAAAAATTCAATTATacaaacaattttttattttatccttatttatttagttagtattttaatagTATATAAAAGTTGTTTAAATTAATTGATGCAATTAATGATAAggattatattaataaaatgataaaattattcTCTATGTATTTGGGATAAATAGAAAAATCAACATGATATATTCCGATTAGGAAAAAACTtgtttgagacggtctcacgggtcgtattttgtgagacgtatttcttatttgagttatccatgaaaaaatattactttttatgctaaaaatattactttttattgtgaatatcggtagggttgacccgtctcacagataaaaattcatgagaccgtctcacaagaaacctactcttcCGATTAATTGCATAATCCATTAATTATTATTCATTAAACTCAGCGTAAAGTTTATGGGATTCCATGGGGTTCGTACGTGTTGATTACATTGGGAAACATATAACAAATGTAATGCATGCAAATTACACATGTCTCGTGTCGATGTATGATATTCTAGTCCTTTCTCAACATGTCatgtatattaatttttatatattttttaggttatttataaaataaaattcaaggaagtcataaattaaggaaaaatcGATAAAGATCATATAATCTAACTTATCCATATAAAGACAACTAACGCGACCCCCCTTCACTTATAGATTACTCGTATGGATACTAAATTTTCATATAATACATTATTATATTCGAGTACTTTTTCGTATATATAAAATCTTAATTGTGGGTTTTTATCAaagaaaattgtatttttatcttgtaatttaatgtttttcatttttaaattatcATGTCATCGATCAATTTacgattttaattttataatttgtattttttccaattttaatttttttttgcacgAATGAATGTcgatataaaataattaattttgataaaaaaaaaattagtctcCATCATGCATGCTTAATACCAAACCACAATATATGTTGATGGAGACTGACACCCATTTTTATTGGCAAATAATACGTGTTCATCACCATGCACACTAGACTTCCCCAGGAACAGGAatattcaaaacaaaaatttgcgTGAGATGAttttcacggatcgtattttgtgagacagatctattatttggatcattcatgaaaaaatattactttttatgctaagaatattactttttattgtgaatatcgataaggttgactcgtctcacagataaagattcgtgagaccgtctcacaagatatctactCTTACAGTATATTGTCTTCCTTgcacacaaatatataattaaatatagaaTAATCATGGTCACATTTCCACGATAAATCACCAGCGACAGAGCGAGGTGGTGGGTGCGATTGTCTCTGTATTTTTTTAGTTTGATCGACtaagaatttaaaattaattatatattttttatgttttcttGATATTTGTTTTTGCCACACATGAAATTGTCAGGTAAATGATATCCATGTCTTGCTAAAAAAATAACCTATAGACATGCAACACATACTTTTCTGTATAAAGTTCAAGAATTTACATGGAATTAGGGGGACTTCGGTTGATCCAAGAAGAATGATCGGATGACAATTTTCCTCACTAGTCACTTGTTTGGAGTCCCACGTAGAAAACTCGAAACAAAGACTGAGATGTCTGTTTTTTTGGATTCagagattttttaaaattctcgAAATAGTTaggtatatttttataatattcgttccaaaaatattaaaataataatattattaatttttttaaatattattgtcATTGAAACGATACTTAtcacattttatttatttatgaatacggtcgatatatttttttatttacatgcttaaaaaaattggatcgattataaatttttatacattaatattaatattttgaacaacctacaaaaaattattaattacgTGATGGGATGAATGAATTGCAGTCCACGAACCCTAGCGAAGGCCTCTCCGGCTCCACCATGGATCGGAAAAAGAAAAGCGATGAGCAGCAGCTACAATTCCAGTTCTGCGAGGTCTGCAAACTAAATCACAATCAGGGTCGCCGCCATATCTACTTCCCCAACCACAAGACCTCGCTTCGCCTGCTCCTCGCGCGCTTCCAGTCTAGACTCTCCGGCGTCAGGTTCTTCCTCAGAACCCCAACCCCTGTACTTCCTGAACACGCGCAGACCAGCCGATTGTGGTGTGTCTTCTGTGATTGTGATGTTGTCGAGCTGGGGAGCCCCTTTGCATGGTTGGTAATTTGAGAATTGTGTGTACCTTCTGGCTCCGTCGATTTTCTTGTTTTCACTGTTCACGTGAACGCGTGGTGAGGTTTTTCAGTGGGAATGCGATCGAGCACTTGGCCAGCGGGGAGCATTGCAGGAGAGTGAAGAGGTTCATTGGGAAATATGGAGGTGGAATGGACCGTCTGGACTTGTTTAGAATTTCTGAGGCGGATTTTGATAAGGTATTTTGAGTCATAGTATAGGAGACGAGTTTCCCATTGGTTGGTTAGAACATCATTCATTGTTGTGTATATTGTAGTTCTCTGTCAGTGAAATTGAGGGAATATAAGTGTATAATCACAAATCAGCATCACTCGAATTGTTGAAATGCTGGATAGTTATTGACTATTTTTCTGTGGTTTTGAACTTTTTGAACTTTTTGTTTAAAGAACTTGACGAACATGATGTTTTCTTCCGATGCTTGTTCGGTTCCAGAACTTCCTTACGACAGTTAATTCAAACTCTGTTCTAAACCCCACTTTCAGCCCTATACTAACTGAAAAAGTATCTAGAATAGTTGTTCTACTATCTTTTCTGCTGATTTCATTGTGTAGAAGAGGTTCATTAGTAAGCAGTGAGATGTGTATCTAGCGTGCTGGAGCAATAGTTTGCTGGTTGATTATTTTTCGGGTTTGATGTTCCAACTTTGTATTATTGAAACTCATTAATAAATTATGGACTCTGAATTTTCTTCTTCGTGGTTGCTGCGTATAACTCTTTGGCTATCTTTTTTGTTATCTCAACCTTTTATGTTGTATATTTTTATACTATCATGATAGTTAACACACTTACTTTGTTTACCTGTACTTTCAGTGGGAGAAGAAATGCAAGTCATTGAAGACTGTAGCCGCCAAATCGGGGTCTGTTGGACCTGTCATTGGACCATTGAATAATATCCACAATGAACTGAACCCTGACAATGTTAatagttttcttaaaaataaTGTCAGTTCTCTTAATTTTAGTGTAACAAACGATGTTGTGCCTTTACAAAGATATACGAATGAAAGAGATCAAATATCCTGTTCAGAATTATCTTCTATGTCTGAGATTGGTTCTTCTTCATGCTCGCTTGTGGATGCACAAGTGGGAGACATACCGGTCTTGAAGGTTTCAAAAGGTTATAGATTGCTCGTCTATGCACTTCAATAAAAAACATGGGCCCTGAACTTATGTGCATACATTCCATTTATCACTTATTTGGTGCATTACTACAGTTGGACAACTAATCTTATTGTCTATACATTTTGTCAGGTTGCATGATCGACCAACGTTCCTTCAACTCTCTTCACAGGGAATGCCCTTCTTATGGACCTTATTGCAATGGTTCTGTAAGTTTTTTGCACTTTATAATATACTGTAGGATCATTACCTCTTATTGTGATCTGTTGGATCTTCCCAGATCTTACTTATAACATTTTGTTCTGGCGAAGTTTTTTACTCTTATGCATCTATGTTGTATTCCAAAAGTGCGGATGAGTCACACTCAACTGTTCTATTTACTTGGAGAACTTACGCTAGTGTTGATTCTGGACATGTAGCTTATGTGAAGTTGGTGATCTTTCAAATTAAGGGGCTTGTTTACGTTCTTTTCGTTTGATTTGGTGCAAATGGATGTTGTGATTTGAGAAGAACAAATCTGCCAAAAAGAGGTTGACCGTTTTGTTGTCCTGCTTTAGTGTCGTGGTCCTTTTGTGTGTTTCTTTTCTAAATGATCGATTTTGTGAGGTTTGTTTTGTGATCATGACATTTTACTACTATGGTTTTTATTCTCtgttattaatattattattattttgtttcgTTTTACATTCTAAAACCAGcttaattctttattttcatttttttagtgaAGTGAGTTTTTGCTCACTTTCTAGAATTTGGCACGTTTTGTACTTCACACTCTCTCGTTTTGTACTTCACAGTATCTTGTTAAGTAATGGATTTTTTCTTTTCTATAATATCGTAAATAGCATGATCTCTTGAAGTGTTTGTGGCTGTATGGTTAAGCAATTTGAACCTTTTTCTTGTTTAAGTTCATGATTCTtctttgattttattatatGCTTCGGTTTTCTGTTTTGGCAGTTGCAGTGTCTGTTGAGGTTGTTTTGAGAATTTGATAACATGGAGGGTCATGTTACtaaatatgcatgattttggtattttgaatttgataacaCCATTGGTTATATAGCAGGTTCCCCCAGGAATATCAATAGCTATAGGAGAGAGCAAAACTCAGGgtaattttgtatattttgttgACGCATCTTCTTTCTCCGTTATATCTCTCAGTTTTACTTCAGATGTATCGAGTAACCATTTGTAAATGCCTGTGTATAATCATGTTCCTTTTTACATGGCCTCTTTCATTTGAATTCAGAATAGTACTGTCTTAAGTGAAGTTCACCTTTTCCTCTCTGCAGGTTATCTCACGCAAATTTCTCATATTCCTCATAAAGGCACTGATGGAAATGTTCACACTGGAGCACCTCCTCCATGGTTTGATGTATCGCAAGGCAATCAGCTTGATTCTACTCGGAGACCAGAACCGGGCAACCTTATATCTCCTAAAATAGGAAAGTCATCAAGATTGAACCCAAAACGAGTTGGAGCTGCTTGGGCTGAGAGAAGAAAGCTCGAGTTGGAATTGGAAAAAAGAGGGGAGCCTTTGACTAACACTTTCAATGCTAATTGGCTTCCTAATTTTGGCAGAGTTTGGCAAGCCGGGACCAGAAAGGAATCTAGAAAAGAGTTCCAAATGGAGAATACATTGTCCTACAAGGAAGACGTTGAATCAGAGAATCGCATGCCATTACAGCCGTACATCAGTAAAAAAATGGTAAATTTTGCATTCGTGCTCTGTCTCATCAATTCTAGGTTTGTTCACACACCTGAGCTGGATTTGTTCTGGATGTTTTTGGTGTTCACATTATTTGCATCGCTCCTATGCTTTTGTGGATTGGGGTCTGTTTGAtaaatatttcttcatttaTCTTTTCTATACTGTTTTTTATGTGTCTTTGTCGGCAATAAACttgtataaaattattttcttcaACACGTAAACTCCGTTTGGACAAGTACTTATAAAATGTTTTTTATAAAAgtgtttttagaaaaatttataaaatgttttaaaaataaatatgtgtaTGAACAACTATTCTACGTTTTTTGGGTTGAAAATTTTTTTGGAAgactatttaaaaatatgattttatagttaaaaacaattaagaagATGTTAGAACAAATGTTCTATaaaaatcttttaattcttGTTTAACCTGCGTTTTATCAGTTGTTCTTTGAAAACtatatttggaaaaaaaaaattcaaaaacatttTACAAAATCTTATACaaacttatattttaaattttgttcaCTTATAAAACACTAAAAACGTTTTTAAAGTACTTGTCCAAATGGAGTCCTAGCTTTTATCCTCTCTGTTTTTTCCCCTAAAATGTAGTTGGTTAGGGGGAATTTGTGATAGCAAAATGCAGTGACTTTTTTCTTTAAAGGGAGCACCAGGGAGCCAATCCCATTATTCATTTGGTTGTTGGCTAAACTCCTTCAGCATGTGCTACCGATCAATTCTATGTGTCAGTTGAGTTAGAGAATTATGCCTGAATGCAGTGTGGAATGAAACATTATACGCTCAGAAGAATATTGTTTTGTGTCTGAAATCTTAAGGCttgttatctttttttttttatcgcaGCGAAGAGACACGAGCTGAGTGATGCATTTGATTTCATATTGGGGCACACATGGTGTCACTACCGCGATTACTTTTTCAAGTAGCCTTTTCTTCCCCCACAAATTTTGGACAGGCAGAAGATGAAGTTATGAATTGCACAAGGAGAAACGAGACTGTCAAGTCCGTCCTGGAATGGTATTTTGAGCATTGGTTTGGCCAACATAATGCTGGTAGTTGCTCATTGATAATGGAAAATGATGATTATTTCAAGCGTTGATTAAATTGTTTCATTTCTTTGTAGTACTAAGTGGAAAGCTATGATAGTTCGGTAACATGAGAATGTTATGTGGAATTCTATTTCTGGAATTGAACTGAAACTACTTGTGTTTTGATGCTCAATCGAGTGTAGctaaattttgtgaaaaacattaaTTGTTCTCAAATTGagtttatatgtaaattttttggTTCGAATTTCATTATGAGTCAAAACTAAGACTTAATTAACTAAATCGGAAAAATGTCACACTATAGCAGTATCTCAAAGGTGTTTTGTATTcatatgtattgataaataTTAAGTAAATTCTACATGTATTAATAAATGTTAACCTTTATATACACATTTGAGGTGGTAAATATTGGGGTGATAACGGGACGGGTTTGATCAAACTTGAGACACGTTCCGCCCGACCTCACCCCTCTGCACCTGTGAAcctgttttttaaaaaatacaaaataaacattttaaaaattagttaattattaaaattatttttactttatattaataatatttaagaacaaaaaaaattaaattatatcaatttttatttaattaataattaaaaaataaaatgtctaattatatatatatacatattaaatatttcataataaaaaaatatttcaatttaggcaaaaatttgtgtgagacggtctcacaggtcgtattttgtgagacggatctcttatttggatcatccataaaaaaatattattttttatgctaagagtattattttttaatgtgaatatcggtagagttgacctgtaacgaccatgggctatcccgatcttgggctccttCAAGGggctttttccctcacgggctttcccatGCGCCATTACTCATAGGATTTTTCCAGTCCAAGCACTGGAGCTTTTACCTTCTCAGGATTCGAACCCAAGACCTCCTGGACAGCTCAATTGGTATTAGGATTGCTTTGCCAAGACCTATATGTCCAGTAGGTCTTGGGTTCGAATCCTGGGAAGGTAAAAGCTTCAGTGCCTAGGCTGGAgaagtcctatgagtaatggcgcatgggaaagcccgtgagggaaaaggccttttgagggagcccaagatcgggatagcccatagTCGTTAcatgacccatctcacagatgaagattcgtgagatcgtctcacaaaagacatactcttcaatttattataaaataaaattattgatGCGATCCGGGTGAAATGAGTGAGTCGGGTCAGGTGCTCCACCAGATCTGCTATCAATAATGTTGTTCAAGAAAATGAGCACAGTAGATGCATCTGTGAGCTATAGCTTCCACTGTGACCTGCAGACAAGgagatgaactcgtgaatgggcgccggaaggGTGTCCGGTgcggccactccgatgcttaagtcagcaggttgaagacaAAGAACACAAGCTATATATGTGAGAATATATGTGTGCTTGGGAGTTCAAAGATTCAGGGGTCCTTTAAATGAGATGCATACCTGTTATTTATAGGAAAGACAAACAAGGATTACCTCGATTTGCGCGTACACCTACCACTCATAGCCTTTGATGTTGACTTCCTGTCAAACCACCATACCCTTCCATCATGTCACATCAATAGGATTCTGTCAATTACGCTTTTTGAGACAAGATCTTATCTTCTGAAACACTTGAGTGCGTCACTGTTATCGAGGTAGCCCGGGTAAAATGCCTCCCGGGAGTTTATATGAGAGCCCGGGCTTCTGGTTGCCCGGGGAGTTGAGCCTGAACTTGCACATGCCCGGCTTCAGAAGAATCCATCATGCATAATGACCATGATTTGGGAATCCAC
This window of the Primulina tabacum isolate GXHZ01 chromosome 4, ASM2559414v2, whole genome shotgun sequence genome carries:
- the LOC142542282 gene encoding TITAN-like protein isoform X1, coding for MNELQSTNPSEGLSGSTMDRKKKSDEQQLQFQFCEVCKLNHNQGRRHIYFPNHKTSLRLLLARFQSRLSGVRFFLRTPTPVLPEHAQTSRLWCVFCDCDVVELGSPFACGNAIEHLASGEHCRRVKRFIGKYGGGMDRLDLFRISEADFDKWEKKCKSLKTVAAKSGSVGPVIGPLNNIHNELNPDNVNSFLKNNVSSLNFSVTNDVVPLQRYTNERDQISCSELSSMSEIGSSSCSLVDAQVGDIPVLKVSKGCMIDQRSFNSLHRECPSYGPYCNGSQVPPGISIAIGESKTQGYLTQISHIPHKGTDGNVHTGAPPPWFDVSQGNQLDSTRRPEPGNLISPKIGKSSRLNPKRVGAAWAERRKLELELEKRGEPLTNTFNANWLPNFGRVWQAGTRKESRKEFQMENTLSYKEDVESENRMPLQPYISKKMRRDTS
- the LOC142542282 gene encoding TITAN-like protein isoform X3 is translated as MNELQSTNPSEGLSGSTMDRKKKSDEQQLQFQFCEVCKLNHNQGRRHIYFPNHKTSLRLLLARFQSRLSGVRFFLRTPTPVLPEHAQTSRLWCVFCDCDVVELGSPFACGNAIEHLASGEHCRRVKRFIGKYGGGMDRLDLFRISEADFDKWEKKCKSLKTVAAKSGSVGPVIGPLNNIHNELNPDNVNSFLKNNVSSLNFSVTNDVVPLQRYTNERDQISCSELSSMSEIGSSSCSLVDAQVGDIPVLKVSKGCMIDQRSFNSLHRECPSYGPYCNGSQVPPGISIAIGESKTQGTDGNVHTGAPPPWFDVSQGNQLDSTRRPEPGNLISPKIGKSSRLNPKRVGAAWAERRKLELELEKRGEPLTNTFNANWLPNFGRVWQAGTRKESRKEFQMENTLSYKEDVESENRMPLQPYISKKMRRDTS
- the LOC142542282 gene encoding TITAN-like protein isoform X4, which gives rise to MNELQSTNPSEGLSGSTMDRKKKSDEQQLQFQFCEVCKLNHNQGRRHIYFPNHKTSLRLLLARFQSRLSGVRFFLRTPTPVLPEHAQTSRLWCVFCDCDVVELGSPFACGNAIEHLASGEHCRRVKRFIGKYGGGMDRLDLFRISEADFDKWEKKCKSLKTVAAKSGSVGPVIGPLNNIHNELNPDNVNSFLKNNVSSLNFSVTNDVVPLQRYTNERDQISCSELSSMSEIGSSSCSLVDAQVGDIPVLKVSKGCMIDQRSFNSLHRECPSYGPYCNGSVPPGISIAIGESKTQGTDGNVHTGAPPPWFDVSQGNQLDSTRRPEPGNLISPKIGKSSRLNPKRVGAAWAERRKLELELEKRGEPLTNTFNANWLPNFGRVWQAGTRKESRKEFQMENTLSYKEDVESENRMPLQPYISKKMRRDTS
- the LOC142542282 gene encoding TITAN-like protein isoform X2, with product MNELQSTNPSEGLSGSTMDRKKKSDEQQLQFQFCEVCKLNHNQGRRHIYFPNHKTSLRLLLARFQSRLSGVRFFLRTPTPVLPEHAQTSRLWCVFCDCDVVELGSPFACGNAIEHLASGEHCRRVKRFIGKYGGGMDRLDLFRISEADFDKWEKKCKSLKTVAAKSGSVGPVIGPLNNIHNELNPDNVNSFLKNNVSSLNFSVTNDVVPLQRYTNERDQISCSELSSMSEIGSSSCSLVDAQVGDIPVLKVSKGCMIDQRSFNSLHRECPSYGPYCNGSVPPGISIAIGESKTQGYLTQISHIPHKGTDGNVHTGAPPPWFDVSQGNQLDSTRRPEPGNLISPKIGKSSRLNPKRVGAAWAERRKLELELEKRGEPLTNTFNANWLPNFGRVWQAGTRKESRKEFQMENTLSYKEDVESENRMPLQPYISKKMRRDTS